A stretch of the Perca flavescens isolate YP-PL-M2 chromosome 3, PFLA_1.0, whole genome shotgun sequence genome encodes the following:
- the dcun1d5 gene encoding DCN1-like protein 5, with the protein MPVVKKKRKLPDAEDHGRKSKITSFTRPQIRGARPVGAEKLFSNKKCLAWFHGYAGADKVVGPEAMEKFCEDIGVEPENIIMLVLAWHLEAASMGFFTKEEWLRGMTLLECDCTERLQSKLDYLRSELNDSALFKNIYRYAFDFARDKDQRSLDMDTAKSMLALLLGRTWPLFPVFHQFLEQSKYKGMNKDQWYNVLEFSRTINADLSNYDEDGAWPVLLDEFVEWQKAWSAS; encoded by the exons ATGCCTGtggtgaagaagaagaggaagctcCCAGACGCAGAAGATCATGGGCGCAAGTCTAAAATTACAAG TTTCACCCGGCCTCAGATCCGCGGCGCGAGGCCGGTCGGCGCCGAGAAGCTGTTCTCCAATAAGAAGTGCCTGGCCTGGTTCCACGGCTACGCCGGCGCCGACAAGGTGGTCGGTCCGGAGGCCATGGAGAAGTTCTGCGAAGACATTGGCGTGGAGCCGGAGAAT attATCATGTTAGTTTTAGCCTGGCATCTAGAAGCAGCGAGTATGGGCTTCTTCACGAAAGAGGAGTGGCTCAGGGGAATGACGTTACTAGA GTGTGACTGCACGGAGAGGTTACAGAGCAAACTGGATTACCTGCGCAGTGAGCTCAACGACTCGGCACTCTTCAAAAACATCTACAGATACGCCTTTGACTTCGCTAGA GATAAGGACCAGAGGAGTTTGGACATGGACACGGCTAAATCCATGCTGGCCTTGCTGCTAGGGAGAACATGGCCACTCTTCCCAGTCTTCCACCAGTTcctggag CAGTCCAAGTACAAGGGCATGAATAAGGACCAGTGGTACAACGTCCTGGAGTTCAGCCGGACCATCAACGCAGACCTCAGTAACTACGATGAAGACGGAGCGT GGCCAGTGCTGCTGGACGAGTTTGTGGAATGGCAGAAAGCGTGGTCAGCATCGTAG